A stretch of the Ensifer sp. PDNC004 genome encodes the following:
- a CDS encoding carbohydrate ABC transporter permease, translated as MRAKTLFLTIAHRLAILAYIAFALFPLYWLLKVAVTPNDLLYSEGIRMWPSRASLEHFDFVLRHSAFPVFFKNSLIVSGSTAVIVTILASLSGYALSRFNFRGKYWLVALMLLTQMFPLVMLVAPIFKILSPMGLTNSLTGLVIVYTAFNVPFATFLMQSFFDGIPKDLEEAAMIDGATQFVAFRQIILPLTLPGIAATLGFVFTAAWSELLFSLMLISGNDQATFPVGLLSFVSKFSVDFGQMMAAGVLALIPACLFFLLIQRYLVQGLTAGAVKG; from the coding sequence ATGCGCGCCAAAACGCTTTTCCTCACCATCGCGCACCGGCTGGCAATCCTTGCCTATATCGCGTTTGCGCTCTTCCCGCTCTATTGGCTGTTGAAGGTCGCGGTCACGCCGAACGACCTGCTCTACTCCGAAGGCATTCGGATGTGGCCGTCGCGCGCCAGCCTCGAGCACTTCGACTTCGTGCTCCGCCACAGCGCCTTTCCTGTCTTCTTCAAGAACAGCCTGATCGTCTCGGGCTCGACTGCCGTCATCGTCACCATTCTTGCCTCGCTCTCGGGCTATGCCCTGTCGCGCTTCAATTTCCGCGGCAAATACTGGCTGGTGGCGCTGATGCTTCTGACGCAGATGTTCCCGCTGGTGATGCTGGTCGCGCCGATCTTCAAGATCCTCTCGCCGATGGGTCTGACCAACAGCCTGACCGGCCTCGTCATCGTCTACACCGCCTTCAACGTGCCCTTCGCCACCTTCCTGATGCAGTCGTTCTTCGACGGCATTCCGAAGGATCTTGAGGAGGCGGCGATGATCGACGGCGCAACACAGTTCGTCGCCTTCCGCCAGATCATCCTGCCGCTGACGCTACCCGGCATCGCCGCCACGCTCGGCTTCGTCTTCACCGCCGCCTGGAGCGAGCTGCTGTTCTCGCTGATGCTGATCTCCGGCAACGACCAGGCGACCTTCCCCGTTGGACTTTTGTCCTTCGTGTCGAAGTTCTCCGTCGACTTCGGGCAGATGATGGCCGCCGGCGTGCTCGCGCTCATCCCCGCCTGCCTCTTCTTCCTGCTTATTCAACGTTATCTCGTCCAGGGCCTCACGGCCGGCGCGGTCAAAGGCTGA
- a CDS encoding carbohydrate ABC transporter permease, protein MAYVARQSGLPASRTPLKKRIADGAAPYLYSAPALILIVTVMLVPLVLGVSYAFRDIQLLNPFSGAYIGLDHFRALSEDQAFYRALRNTLWWTGASVFFQFVFGLILALLLDKPFYGRGLAQALVFLPWAVPSFLAGLNWAWLFNPVVGPLPHWFYALGLMSEPHNILSDPQLAMWGPIVANVWWGIPFFAITLLAALQAIPRDLYEAASIDGAGPLQRFLSITLPFLAPTIAITILLRTVWISNFADLIIVMTNGGPADRTQIVASYIFTQAFKRLDFGYASAIALVLLALLLAYSMLIVILRQWLLSKD, encoded by the coding sequence ATGGCCTATGTCGCCCGCCAAAGCGGCCTGCCGGCAAGCAGGACGCCGCTGAAGAAGCGCATCGCCGATGGCGCCGCACCCTATCTTTATAGCGCGCCGGCGCTGATCCTGATCGTCACCGTGATGCTGGTGCCGCTGGTGCTCGGCGTCTCCTACGCCTTTCGCGATATCCAGCTCTTGAACCCGTTCTCCGGCGCCTATATCGGCCTCGATCACTTCCGGGCGCTGTCCGAGGATCAGGCCTTCTACCGGGCGCTGCGCAATACGCTGTGGTGGACCGGCGCCTCTGTGTTCTTCCAGTTCGTCTTCGGCCTGATTCTGGCCCTGCTGCTCGATAAACCTTTCTATGGCCGCGGCCTCGCCCAGGCTCTCGTCTTTCTGCCCTGGGCCGTGCCGAGCTTCCTTGCCGGCCTCAACTGGGCCTGGCTGTTCAATCCGGTCGTCGGTCCCCTGCCGCACTGGTTCTACGCGCTCGGCCTCATGAGCGAGCCACACAACATCCTGTCCGACCCGCAGCTTGCCATGTGGGGGCCGATCGTCGCCAATGTCTGGTGGGGCATACCCTTCTTCGCCATCACGCTGCTTGCCGCCCTCCAGGCGATCCCGCGCGACCTCTATGAGGCCGCAAGCATCGACGGCGCCGGCCCGCTCCAGCGATTCCTGTCGATCACGCTCCCCTTCCTGGCGCCGACGATCGCCATCACCATTCTGTTGCGCACCGTCTGGATCTCCAACTTCGCCGACCTGATCATCGTCATGACCAATGGCGGACCGGCCGACCGCACCCAGATCGTCGCCAGCTATATCTTCACCCAGGCCTTCAAGCGGCTGGATTTCGGTTACGCCTCGGCGATCGCGCTCGTGCTTCTGGCGCTGCTGCTCGCCTATTCGATGCTGATCGTCATCCTGCGCCAATGGCTGCTGAGCAAGGATTGA
- a CDS encoding sugar ABC transporter substrate-binding protein: MKKLITATLLATLMAGSALADTKLKLVEVITSPERTETLKSIVAKFEAANPGTTVEIISLPWGEAFQKFATMVSAGELPDVMEMPDTWLSLYANNGMLESLEPYLAKWEHTGGLTERALELGRDINDTAYMLPYGFYLRAMFYNKKLLSEAGVSEPPKTMDDFVKASEAVSKLPGKSGYCLRGGPGGLNGWVMFGATMAGSNTFFNEDGTSTMNSEGWVKGLTWVIDLYKKGLAPKDSVNWGFNEIVAGFYSGTCAFLDQDPDALIAIAERMKSEDFGVTTMPKGPSGKAFTTIGFAGWSMLSASQNKDLSWKLIETLEGPEGNIEWNKRTGALPVHKSAEKDPFYASAQFKGWFDELADKDVVLTVMPTYLEEFAFFKDSLAIKTTQEALLGDITPEQLANQWAEYLTKAQQKFLASKK, encoded by the coding sequence ATGAAAAAACTGATCACTGCCACGCTTCTCGCCACCCTGATGGCCGGAAGCGCACTCGCCGACACCAAACTGAAACTGGTCGAAGTCATCACCAGCCCGGAGCGCACCGAGACGCTGAAGTCGATCGTCGCCAAGTTCGAGGCCGCCAACCCCGGCACGACGGTCGAGATCATCTCGCTGCCCTGGGGCGAAGCCTTCCAGAAGTTTGCGACCATGGTTTCGGCCGGCGAACTGCCTGACGTCATGGAAATGCCCGACACCTGGCTGTCGCTCTATGCCAACAACGGCATGCTCGAAAGCCTTGAGCCCTACCTCGCCAAGTGGGAGCACACGGGCGGGCTGACGGAGCGCGCGCTCGAACTCGGCCGCGACATCAACGATACCGCCTACATGCTGCCCTACGGCTTCTATCTGCGCGCGATGTTCTACAACAAAAAGCTGCTCTCGGAAGCCGGCGTCAGCGAACCGCCGAAGACGATGGACGATTTCGTCAAGGCATCCGAAGCCGTCTCCAAGCTGCCGGGCAAATCCGGCTACTGCCTGCGCGGCGGCCCGGGTGGCCTCAACGGCTGGGTGATGTTCGGCGCGACGATGGCCGGCAGCAACACGTTCTTCAACGAGGACGGCACCTCGACCATGAACAGCGAAGGCTGGGTCAAGGGCCTGACCTGGGTGATCGACCTCTACAAGAAGGGGCTGGCACCGAAGGACAGCGTCAACTGGGGCTTCAACGAAATCGTCGCCGGCTTCTACAGCGGCACCTGCGCCTTCCTCGACCAGGATCCGGATGCGCTGATCGCCATTGCCGAGCGCATGAAGTCCGAAGACTTCGGCGTCACCACCATGCCGAAGGGCCCGAGCGGCAAGGCGTTTACCACCATCGGCTTTGCCGGCTGGTCGATGCTGTCCGCCAGCCAGAACAAGGACCTCTCCTGGAAGCTGATCGAGACGCTCGAAGGGCCGGAAGGCAACATCGAGTGGAACAAGCGTACCGGTGCGCTGCCGGTACACAAGTCGGCCGAGAAGGACCCCTTCTATGCCAGCGCTCAGTTCAAGGGCTGGTTCGACGAACTCGCCGACAAGGACGTCGTCCTGACGGTCATGCCGACCTACCTCGAGGAATTCGCCTTCTTCAAGGATTCGCTCGCCATCAAGACGACCCAGGAAGCCCTGCTCGGCGACATCACGCCGGAACAGCTCGCCAACCAGTGGGCAGAATACCTGACCAAGGCGCAGCAGAAGTTCCTTGCCAGCAAGAAGTAA